One genomic window of Streptomyces sp. NBC_00513 includes the following:
- a CDS encoding phosphoadenosine phosphosulfate reductase family protein: MDMPTRRQLLEGIRRAHQADAAYTAAGRAHARAAIAVADAHAHIAHDPQPRSAADELKAAQVHADGLARREREARVKVRRTFTAARAANRALGALYSPHAPGRGTGGRRRSDVAAGILGELAKTPRELVLAADKILVSTSGGKDSVVAGHRVVTLAAEVGCLEKVVMVHADLGEESEWPGVRELAQRQAERWGAEFLVVKADRGLLGLVEKRGMWPDAARRLCTSSLKRDKIAPLFKQITDALGLDEQALILSALGIRAAESPARARKLPLAVDMRASTGQRMVLTWHPILDLSEADVWQQIADAALEYHPVYDAIIPRLSCVFCVLAGRDVLVRAVRLCWALGLDLPTRYVALEEHIGHRFRQKLSVAEIVAEAARVEAEEGPLVWARGDALRARIGEESAADYLRRLAQALAA, from the coding sequence ATGGACATGCCCACCCGCCGCCAATTGCTGGAGGGGATCCGGCGCGCCCACCAGGCCGACGCCGCGTACACCGCAGCCGGCCGCGCCCACGCCCGGGCCGCCATAGCCGTCGCCGACGCACACGCCCACATCGCCCACGACCCGCAACCGCGCTCCGCCGCCGACGAGCTGAAGGCCGCCCAGGTCCACGCCGACGGTCTTGCCCGACGCGAGCGAGAGGCCCGGGTCAAGGTCCGTCGGACCTTCACCGCGGCCCGCGCGGCCAACCGCGCCCTCGGGGCGCTCTACAGCCCGCACGCCCCCGGACGCGGAACCGGCGGCCGGCGCCGGTCCGACGTCGCGGCCGGCATTCTCGGCGAGCTCGCCAAAACTCCCCGCGAGCTCGTCCTCGCCGCGGACAAAATCCTTGTGTCCACGAGCGGCGGCAAAGATTCAGTTGTCGCCGGGCACCGCGTGGTCACCCTGGCCGCCGAGGTCGGCTGTCTGGAGAAGGTGGTCATGGTCCACGCGGACCTGGGGGAGGAGTCCGAATGGCCGGGCGTCCGCGAGCTCGCGCAGCGCCAGGCCGAGCGCTGGGGCGCCGAGTTCCTCGTGGTCAAAGCCGATCGCGGGCTGCTCGGCCTCGTCGAGAAGCGCGGCATGTGGCCGGACGCGGCCCGCCGGCTGTGCACTTCATCCCTGAAGCGGGACAAGATCGCCCCGCTGTTCAAGCAGATCACCGACGCCCTCGGCCTGGACGAGCAAGCCCTGATCCTCTCCGCCCTCGGCATTCGGGCTGCGGAATCCCCCGCCCGGGCCCGCAAGCTCCCGCTCGCCGTCGACATGCGCGCGAGCACCGGCCAGCGCATGGTTTTGACCTGGCATCCGATCCTCGATCTCTCCGAGGCCGACGTTTGGCAGCAGATCGCCGACGCCGCCCTGGAGTACCACCCCGTCTACGACGCGATCATCCCCCGACTGTCCTGCGTTTTCTGCGTGCTGGCCGGGCGGGACGTCCTGGTGCGCGCCGTACGTCTGTGCTGGGCCCTGGGCCTGGACCTGCCCACCCGGTACGTCGCCCTCGAAGAGCACATCGGTCACCGCTTCCGGCAGAAACTAAGCGTCGCCGAAATCGTCGCCGAGGCCGCCCGCGTCGAGGCGGAGGAAGGCCCCCTGGTCTGGGCCCGAGGGGACGCGCTGCGAGCCCGGATCGGCGAGGAGTCCGCGGCCGACTACCTCCGCCGGCTGGCCCAGGCCCTGGCCGCCTGA